CGGCACGGCAAAGCCCGGTGCTGCTGAGTTGGCGGCTGTACCTCATTATTTTATCAATTCTCATAGCATTCGTGAAGAAGTGAATGCAGGTATCTTTGAGAAGTTAGCATTGCAATACGCGGAGGAAGTGTGGAAAAACAATGATGTCGTCGTGCTTTGCGGCGGCACAGGTTTGTATATAAAAGCCTTTTGTGAAGGAATTGATGATATACCTGCTGCACCGGCGGAAGTTAGACAATCAATTATTTCACAGTATGAGCAGGAGGGATTGACGTGGTTGCAGGAGGAAGTGAAAATGAAAGATCCCCGCTTTTATGTCGTGGGCGAAATCCAGAACCCACAACGATTAATGAGAGCCCTGGAGGTTTTTGAAACTACCGGAAAGTCGATTTTGGAATTCCGTACGGGAAATAAAACCAACAGGGATTTTGAAATTATCAGGACGGGGATTGAGTTGGAGAAACCACTGTTGCATGCTAATATAGCAACAAGAGTGCGGCAGATGATGAAGGATGGATTGGTAGAAGAGGTGCGATCCGTGCAGGAATTCAGAAGTCATAATGCCTTGCAGACGGTGGGGTATCCGGAGATTTTTGATTACCTGGATGGCAAGACCACCCTACATGAAGCCGAAGAATTAGTAAACATACACACCAGGCAGTATGCAAAAAGACAAATGACCTGGTTTAAAAAAGATAAAGAAATGAAGTGGTATGAAAGAGGAGAGGGGTTATTGGAAGATATAAAAAAAACGCTTGGGCCGTAGCCCAAGCATTTATATTTTCTTCAGCAACACCTTCTGCTTCGTAAAATCCGCTGCCGCATCCATAAATGCCATCATCTGCCCCCACGCACCCACATGCTCATGCTGATGATTATAACTCTTCGTAATATTCACCACCAGCTTATTCCCCTCTACCTTCGAACTACTCACAAACTGCCCGGTCTCATTGACCACTGACTTATTCAGATTCTCTACACCCTCCAATGTATACCCCTCCGGGATATTCACCCACACCTCGTAAGTCACCGTCCGCGGAAACGCCATATACACATCATAGGTACGCTTCCTTTCTTCTGGCGTCAATTCTATCTGACCTGTGATCAGTTTTCCAATATCCAACATATAATTATTCCCCGCCTTCTTCACAAAACCATCCATAGAAAATGACTGGTGCATGGTAAACGGCTTATTCTGTTTCTCCAGTCCCTGATCCGCCACTTTATAATAAGTCACCGCCGTAGGCTGAATACTATAATCTGTATAGATATTATCTTTCACCGTTTCATCCATATCCTTCCGTGCCTTTGCAAAGGCCGCTTTGTACTCAGGGAAACGCCTTTTATCTGCTGATAGGTCACGCTCGAATGTGGTAGACATGCTCAATGTTTTTCTTTCCTCTTCCAACATATCTTCATACAGCAACATATCTACATACTGGTAACGATATTGCCCTTTCGCACGTATCATCCTGTCAATATTCAACGTTTGCAGGTTCTCTGCATTAAAACTGATATTCAGTTTCTCTGCATCCACATTCTGCGCCGCAGTACTTACAGGCAATGTGATCTTTCTGAAACTGGATGATTTTTCCCCTTTACTCCCCGTCACACTTACCGCATATGCTTCCTGTCCTTCCAGCCCGGTCGGTAACTCATCAGGATAGCTAAACATTGATCCGAGGTAGCAATACATGGGTTGATCATCTGGCTTGGCAATGATAAAATATTCCAGGTCATCCAGTGAAACCGCATCCTGCAGCGTACCTACACTACGTGGCACCGCCGCCGCCAGGTCTGTATCAATATCATACTTCAATAATAACTGACGAAATGCATTGGCTACAAAGTGAGACCTTGGTGAATATAATTTCCTGTTCTGGCCTACTTCTATATCCGCTCCCAAACTAACCTGCTCACGGTAAAGCGCTGCATAACGAATGTAATAATATGCCAGTTCCGCAATTTCTCTCTTCGACATATCCGTTTTGTTATGTACCTTTTTGTAATTGCTCAGTACATCCGGAAACTCTTTCAATATGGCAGGCAGCGCCATATACTGCGCTCCTACACTGATGATATGGTAAGTCAGGTATTCCTTGATATCTTTTTCATTCACCCCATTCACCATGTCATTCGCACCATTGTAAGTCAACCTTAATGTCGGCAGACTACGATTGGCATATAACCAGCGCTCATCCGTAATTTTAGGTACATCTTTTTTATGAATAGAGAATACGTAGTCTTCATCTTCCTTTGTACGCTTCAACACACTTGAATCATCATTGAGGTATCTCCATGACACCCCCATTTTCCTGAAAACCCTGATGTCCAGCGCAAAGTCCAGCATCGGGTATTTCTCACCTACACTGTAATCCAATGGATCAGGATTCGTAAACCAGCTGGCCGCATCTTTATTGATCCGTACGTAATAGTCGATGATATCGCCTACCTGCAGGTCAGCAATCGCGATCTTCTGTTTTTTATCATCTTTTTCATCCTTTACATTCACAGCATCATTCATGTCGATATCGCGCTGCTGGCCATTTGGCTTGATCACACGAATCCCCATAAAGGATACCAGTTTGTACCCGCGGGCCCAGCTGCTGCTCTTCAGTTTCTGGATATTGAATTCAGAATACTCTTCCAGCGCTGCCTTGTCCTGGATCTTAACACGCTCGTGCAAGGTCGTGGTAATATGATCTTTTCGCCGGCTATGATCCGCATCCAGCGAGAACTTTACAGCAAGTATCACTGCCGATTCGTTCTGGTATTTTTCAGGCACGACTGTTTGTGCAAAGGCAGGATCTTTCGCATCCTGTATTTCTTTTTTCACCTCATCAGCTTCTGCCTGATAGGCTCTTTCCTGTTTTGACTGTGCCTGAATATGCAGGCCTGTGGTGAATAGCAGGGCCGTTATGACAATGCTTCTATACATAGGTTGTTCTATTTTACTGTTGGGTAAGGGTTATTTGTTCCAGGTATTTTTTTGACAATGCGGATACCGCTTTATTCCAGTCCCCGAAAGCGGCTTTTTGCAAATAAGTGTTATTGATCTGCAATTGCTTGCGGTAAGTGATCTTATTGCCGGTGGCTTTGTAGGTGATGTCAAAAATGAAATTAGGTGATGAAATATGCAGATCCTCCGGCAGCGAAGTCATTTTATACCCTGCAGGTATAAGCAGCTCTGTCTCTGTGATATAATTATTTTTGCAGTCGAAACGGATGTCTGTCTTACGTTTCAGCGTATCGATCACGGCGTTGTTATATTCCTTGTTGTAGTCGATATCGATGTACATCTCTTTGCCAAATGACGATACGGCATCGGGATATTGCAGATCGAAACTCACTTCCAGGTCGCCATCCCGCTGATCCAGCTGGGTGGTGGTGACATTGGATATCTTATAGTGACTATTCTTGTTGGTGATGTATGTTTCCAGTGATGTCTGTACCCTGTCTTTTTTTGTCAGGTTTATGTTGTACAGCAGGTCAGATTTGCTTTCTCCATTGTATTTGTATTTTATTTTGCCGGTCATACTGTTCCCTTCTATGGTCAGGAATTCCTTGAACAGGCGGGCGTTTTGTGCCGGTGTGGTGACAGGAATATTTTCTAACAGCAAATTGTCTCCGTTTTCAATCATCACCTGTCTGCCGGCGATGCGTTCTGCATAGATGCCGGGTTGCATATACTTTTCAGTCGCATCGAGAAACCACCATTTATTGTTGTATTGTACGGCACAGATCATGTGATTGTCTGCATTCAGGGAAGGAATGCTATGATCGTACATAATATGATTCGTACCTATCCAGCAGAGTCTTGCATCCAAACCACAACGCACGAGCAGCTCTTTTGTAAGGTTGGCCATTCCTTTACAATCTCCGTATTTCTTGCGCAATACTTCGTGGGCTTCGTCAGGACGGAACCCCGCAAGACCATCTTCGAATGCGATATAACGGATGTTTTCTTCTACCCAGTAAAAAATAGCTTTCAGCTGGTCAAATTTGTCTGGAATACCAGCGGTAATTTCCCTGGCTTTCGCCCCTAAAGTTGCCGTATCCGGGTGCAGCTGCGACGCCAGGTTATGACACCATTGATACAGGTCGTTAGTCGTATTAAAGTAAACGGTTTGCTCTCCTTTATAATCTGCACGCTTGCTACAAACCAGAATATGAGGGTAGATCCAGCTTGGCCCGGGACTCATGGAGCTTTTCTTCATGGCCGGCAGGTTCGTGGCGGTATAAGTATAGATGTCCGCATCCCGGTCTTTATCGTACGTCTTTTCCGTTTTTATGTGCTGATTTTCGAAATGGAAAGTATGGATGTCGATGTTCATCCAGCGGGGTACGATGATGGTGATGGTTTTTTGTTTGGAAGGGTAGTAGTCAGTGAGGTAAACGGTGGTCAGGTAGCGGGGATCACGAATGGCTTTTTCGATGTTCACTTCATTGTGTGCCCCCTGTTTGGAAAAGGGTATATTAAAGTAGCAGATTTTTTGGTCAGAGTAGAAGTATTCGTCAATATTCAGGTAATCGTAAGTGGGCGTGATCGTCCGGTTTTTCTTGCCGTCTGTCAGGATCGTGAGGTCCGTGATTTCTTCCTGGTTATTGTAGGGCTCGGAGAAGGGGATGGTGGCGCGGAAACTGTTGCAGACAAAGTCCTTATGGATAAGTTGTTTTACCGTGACCTGCTTTTGTTTGGTATTGTATTGAAACTCGAATGTTTCGGAGGAATTGGCTAGTTCGATATTGTCCGGGTCGTCTTGTGATTTTGCATAAACGGAGTGTAGCAATAACAAAATTAGCAAGGTATAGGAATGGATATTCATCATGTATAAGGAAAATAAGTATGGGATTAAAAGTATATCATTTGGCTGAAAACAAAAAGCGCTTCTGCTATTAACAGAAGCGCTTTTCTAATTTTATAAAAACTTTAGAATTTCCAACCGAAAGTGGCCAGTCCCGTATAAGAAGTTTTCTCAATCTTGGCAGCATCTGGTGTCACATAGTTCATGTTATTTGCCAGCATGGTATATGGCTGGTTATAATTGGTAGAAGAACCATAGATAAACGCTAAGTCCATATAGAAGCCATTGTTGCGGTAGCCAATACCACCGGAGTAGTAAGAGCGTGCACCCTCCAGGCTGCTGATCTTGTAAGGGCTGCCATAGTAGGAGTAACCCAGGCGCAATGCAATGGTATGCAGTTTCAACTCGCCACCTACGCGGAAGTTGGACGCTGCCTGGTATGTATCCTTTATCGAATTGTTCCTGTCAGTCTCAGTTTCGCGGTCAAAACCATCATTGTTTTTGAAACGCATATGCATGGAAGCATAGTCTACATATTCGTAATCAAAGCTGATGAAACCTGTAGGCTTACGGGTATCGGCAGATGGAGCGAACAGGTAGGTAGCACTCAGAATACCTTTCCATGGCGTACGGATGGTGTATTTGGATTCATCATCCAGACCATCATAACGGCTGTCGCGGGAAGAGAATGAATTCACGCCGTTTGACTTCGTAGATGTGGTCATATCAGTATGGTACTCATCTGTCAGCCAGATCCAGGAAGGCGTATGGATAGTTGCACCCAGGTTCAAAGTCTTAACCGGTCTGTATATAACACCCAGTTTTGCATTGATACCGGTACCGTAAGTTCTCAGTACTTCAGTGGTAGTAAAGTAATTGAGGTCTGTAGCTACGGTATTGAGGTTCGTTTCTTTCCATGTCAGGTCTCTTCTGTATTGCACGTTTGGAACGCCAATACCACCACCGATGTAGAACTTATCGTTGTAGTTAGCACCAAAGGAACCTGCAAATTCAGTATTTGCACCTCTTTCAAAGCTGGTGCTTTCCTGGCGTACGTATACGCTGTTGTCAGTAGCTTCGGCAGCAGAGTAGAATGTACCTGCAAAAGAGCCATCTGAATTTGTAACAGGGTTGATCAGGTATGTCTGGTAAGCGAGGGCAGAGGAGTGAGCCAGGATGGTCTGGTCAGGATCTCCACCCAGCTGTGCATTCGGATTGGTAATGCCTGCTGCATCAGCTGCCAGGTAATAATTTAAAGAAAGAGAAGAATTATGGATATCACCGGTATAATAAGTACGCTGGTTATAGTTTGACGTACGGTTTACACCGATACCGCCGCTAAAGTTCTGCCATTTACTGCCCGGTTTCTTTCTTTTACCGCCCCAGATGATGGTGGCATTAGAGATATTCAGGTTCGTTCTGGAATCACTGGATGACTCGCCCTGGTAAGTGCCGGTAGAAGATATAGAAGGAACACCGATCGTAAAGGAGAAATCGCTTGTTCTGAAGAAACCTACTGTAGCAGGGTTGATGTACATGGAAGAGGCTTCCCCGCCTAATGCGCCCTGGGCCCCACCTACGGCCTGTGCACGGGCTGTTCCTGAAGGAGCGCCGCTGCTGAAACGTAAAGCGTCGTCAATATTTTGTGCTTGCAATGAGAAACAGGCTCCTGTCATAGCAATGGCTAACACCATTCTTTTCATCATATGGTAGAATTAAGGGTTAAAAAATACCCCGGCCTATTTTGACCAGGGTAGATTTTTAAGAATATCAATGATCAAATCATTTTTAAGATTAATTACGGCCTCTGCCGCCACCACCTACGCGACCACCGCCGCCGCCGCCACCAAAGGAACCACCACCGCCACCGCTGGTACGGCCAGGGCTATAGGATGGAGCTGGTGAATAAGAACGCTGTGGTTGATAAGAAGGTTGAGGTGAATAAGACCTTGCAGGCTGATAAGATGACCTGGATGGCTGACTGGTAGTACGGCCACCGCTGTTGTCAACCGTGGTAGTACGCTCACCTGATGATGGTGAATAAGTACGTCTTGGCTGGTAAGATCCTGCAGAACCGTTGCTGATACGACCACCACTGTTGCCGGAATTGCCATTCACTACCCTGGAAGGACGATAGTCAGTTCTTGTAGTACGACCACCGCTGTTACCAATTACTCGACCTCCTGATGATCCTGTAGCAAATGAGGTATTGCGTGTAGCACGTCTGTAGCCACCGGCGTAACCATAGCCATGACCACCGTAGTAACCGCCATAGTAACCACCATAATAATATGGATATCCATAACCATAATATCCGTAGTAAGGATAGTAGAATGGATCATAAAAGCCATAACCATAGTAAGGATAGCCATAACCAAAACCAAGGCTGAATGCGGAACCATAGCCGTATCCATAACCAAAGCCAAGGCTGAAAGAACTACCATAACCGTAATACGGATTGGCATACATGCTGGAATAAACTCCAGGTGTGCCATAATAATCGTAGAAACCACCGGAATAAGCATTGTCATTGAACAAACTTAAGCGGCGTGCATAATCCCCCTGGTCATCGTCATAATTAACATATGTTCCCCCATCTTCACTATCAGTATATTGAACGTTGTCACCACCGTTATTATTATTTGAGGAAGCATAGGCAGGTTTAACTCTCGGAGAATAATACACATCATCCGGTGTTTGGGTTGTTTTATATGCTGACGAACAGCTACTTAATATCATTAGCGTCAGTACAGCGAGGTAAGGAGCTGATTTCATTGTCGGAATTTTTAGCCTGAATTACACTATAAATTTACACTATTTTAACGTTCAAATGTCGGTAAACGTTACAAGATTCCTAAACCGTTCATAATATTTTACTAAACTATTTGCACGTTTCTGATTTTCATGTAGGTTTGTGACATTTTACCTTTTGGTAATATATTTAACACAAATATTACGCCACAATATCTAATTATTGTGTAATAAGTAGGACAGCTTGCACAAGTTGTTGTAAATGAGAAAAATAATCGACAATTATATAATCAAATTTTAAATGAGTAAAGAGATCACGGCCCGTTCCGAAGACTATTCACAATGGTACAATGATTTGGTGCTGAAGGGCGGTTTAGCCGATTATTCTGCCGTAAGGGGATGTATGGTTATCAAACCTTATGGATTTGCGCTCTGGGAAGGAATGCGCGATGTATTGGACAAAAAATTTAAAGATACAGGGCATCAGAATGCCTACTTCCCGTTGTTCATCCCCAAAAGCTTCCTGAGTAAGGAAGAAGATCACGTGGAAGGCTTTGCAAAGGAATGTGCGGTAGTTACTCACCACAGGCTTATGAAGAATCCTGACGGCCCCGGTGTAGTTGTAGATCCTGCTGCAAAACTGGAAGAGGAGCTGATCGTTCGCCCAACCTCCGAAACAATTATCTGGAATACATATAAAGACTGGATCAAGTCTTACCGCGACCTGCCGTTGCTCATTAACCAATGGGCGAATGTAGTGCGCTGGGAGATGCGTACCCGTTTGTTCCTCCGTACTGCAGAATTCCTCTGGCAGGAAGGGCATACCGCCCATGCTACTTCTGAAGAAGCGATCGCAGAAGCAGAGCAGATGCTGGAAGTGTACGCAGATTTTGCAGAAAACTATATGGCACTGCCCGTAGTAAGAGGTGTAAAATCTCCTGCTGAGCGTTTTGCCGGTGCCCTGGATACTTACTGTATCGAAGCGCTGATGCAGGACGGAAAAGCACTGCAGGCTGGTACCTCTCACTTCCTTGGCCAGAATTTTGCTAAGGTATTTGACGTAACTTTCACCAACAAGGAAAATAAACTGGAACATGTATGGGCTACCTCATGGGGTGTATCTACCCGCCTGATTGGTGCCCTTGTCATGGCCCACAGTGATGATGACGGGTTGATACTGCCTCCGCGCATTGCCCCACTGCAGGTAGTGATCGTGCCTATATATAAAGGTGCAGAGCAGAAAGAAAAGATCGATGCGAAAGTGTTCGATATCATGAGCGATCTGAAAAAAGCAGGTATCCGTGTTAAATACGATGATGCAGACAACAACCGTCCTGGCTGGAAATTTGCCGAGTACGAATTGAAAGGAGTACCTGTACGTATCGCTATTGGTGCCAGAGATCTGGAAAATAATGTGGCTGAAGTAGCCCGCCGTGACTCCAAAGAGAAATCCAGTCAGTCACTGGATGGCCTGGCTATATATATCGGCACATTGCTGGAAGATATCCAAACGCAGATGTACAATAAGGCGAAAGCCTACCGTGATGAGCACATTACACCTGCCAACACGATGGAAGAATTTGAAAAACTGCTGGACGATAAAGGTGGTTTCATCTCCGCACACTGGGATGGCACTTCCGAAACAGAAGAAAAAATCAAAGAGCGTACAAAGGCCACTATCCGTTGTATTCCTTTGAACAATCCCCAGGAAGCAGGTACCTGCATCCTGACCGGTAAACCTTCTACTCAGCGTGTACTATTCGCGAGAGCTTATTAAATGATGAGTTGATAAGGCTGGATTGCTGCCTGTTAACTCCTCTACTCAGAGATATTCATGGCGCAGGGCTGATCTGATGATCAGTCCTGTTTTCCTTCGGATAAATAATATTCAAAATCTGACCTTGTTCAATGCCTGCAGTCCGTTACATACTATGTTGGATACTGTTGACTGTGTGCTTATGCGATCATGCATCGGCACAGGGGCTCATGATCCGCAACTATAATGTAAAGGATGGTCTGGCCAATGCCACCGTGTATGCTGCTGTGCAGGATAAAGAAGGTTTTATCTGGTTCGCCACACCCACAGGCGTGAGCAAATTTGATGGTAAACGTTTCCGCAACTACGCTAAGAAAGATGGTCTTACTGACAATGATGTGGTAAAATTATCTGCCGATTCCAAAGGAAGGGTATGGTTCTCGACCCTGAATGGATTGCCCTCTTTCTACTTCAATAACGAAATTCACTCCGGTGCAAATGACTCCTCACTGCGTATCGATGCTCACGGACAGTATATGCAGTACATGTTTGAAGACTATGCAGGTTTTGTATGGTTTCTCAATACAGATAACAGGATCATCCGCTACAGCGGCATGAAAATAGATTATAAACCGGGCCGCACCGATCTTTTTTACTTCCTCCGCAACGATACCATCTTCAAACCCCTCCAGAATTATTTTAACCTGGGCTCCCTGAAAGATGGCAATAACATTTCACAAAAGATCTTCCTCTCTTCTCCATACTCCGCAGATGATGATGTGTTCATTGGCAGGATCCGAAAGAACCCGATCGTCATTCTCAAAAATGCTATTTACACCTATAATAATAAGGAAGCCACCTGTTTCTTTAATGGCCCGGATTGGGGTATTAACGATGAAATAAGTAACGTATGCCTCGACAAGGATAACCTTTGGATTGGTACTCCCCGTGCATTGTATTACCTGAAAGACTTTTTCAAAGGTGCACGGCAAATGGTGAAGTTGCTCGACAATCACTACATCACTTCTGTATTGAAAGACCGTGATGGCAATATCTGGATCACTACATTTGGTGATGGCGTGTACAATATTCCCTACAAAAATTTTTACTTTAATTATCTCGATAATACAAACGGGCTGTATTCCCACTCTATCTTCAGCATCTGCAAAGATAGCAAAACCGGTATCCTGCTGGTAGGCCAGAATGCAGGAGTGCTCAATACCATCGATAAAAACAACACAATCCGGCGCTTTAACCTGGATACCACCAGTGGACGAAACAGCATACTCAGTATTTTACCGTATAAAGAAAATGAGATCCTGATCGGTGCGGACAATGGACTATTTACTTTCAATACCCTGCAGCAACGGGTATCCGTATTACGATCTATCAGGAATATGAAGGATATGGACGTAGGGCCGGATGGCAGGATCCGCGCAGTGTCCAAAGACCAGGTGATCGGTGAGAACTATACAGTAGAGGTGCCGGATGTTCAGATCACGTCTATCGCCAGTGTGGATGACTCCTCTTATTATGTAGGTACCGGCTCCGGGTTGTACTATGGCAAAGAGGGATCGGCCAAAGTGGTGATTCCGGGTACGGATGTAGAACTGCACCAACCGGTCAAAGACCTGAAATATATAGATGGCTACCTGTGGATAGGCACAGCAGATCAGGGTTTATACGTATTAAAGAACAATCGTGTCGTAAAGCATATTGGCTCTGCCGATAATCTGGTGAGCGATATCTGTCAGCAGCTATATTATGATGGGGTAGGCAGGTTGTATGTTTCTACCAACAAAGGAGTGTCTGTGATAGATGTGCATACCCAGACCCTGATCCGAAATATTACCAGTAACGATGGTTTGATGAGTGACGATACCCGGGGAGTTTATTACCA
This Chitinophaga sancti DNA region includes the following protein-coding sequences:
- the proS gene encoding proline--tRNA ligase encodes the protein MSKEITARSEDYSQWYNDLVLKGGLADYSAVRGCMVIKPYGFALWEGMRDVLDKKFKDTGHQNAYFPLFIPKSFLSKEEDHVEGFAKECAVVTHHRLMKNPDGPGVVVDPAAKLEEELIVRPTSETIIWNTYKDWIKSYRDLPLLINQWANVVRWEMRTRLFLRTAEFLWQEGHTAHATSEEAIAEAEQMLEVYADFAENYMALPVVRGVKSPAERFAGALDTYCIEALMQDGKALQAGTSHFLGQNFAKVFDVTFTNKENKLEHVWATSWGVSTRLIGALVMAHSDDDGLILPPRIAPLQVVIVPIYKGAEQKEKIDAKVFDIMSDLKKAGIRVKYDDADNNRPGWKFAEYELKGVPVRIAIGARDLENNVAEVARRDSKEKSSQSLDGLAIYIGTLLEDIQTQMYNKAKAYRDEHITPANTMEEFEKLLDDKGGFISAHWDGTSETEEKIKERTKATIRCIPLNNPQEAGTCILTGKPSTQRVLFARAY
- a CDS encoding DUF3857 domain-containing protein, whose amino-acid sequence is MYRSIVITALLFTTGLHIQAQSKQERAYQAEADEVKKEIQDAKDPAFAQTVVPEKYQNESAVILAVKFSLDADHSRRKDHITTTLHERVKIQDKAALEEYSEFNIQKLKSSSWARGYKLVSFMGIRVIKPNGQQRDIDMNDAVNVKDEKDDKKQKIAIADLQVGDIIDYYVRINKDAASWFTNPDPLDYSVGEKYPMLDFALDIRVFRKMGVSWRYLNDDSSVLKRTKEDEDYVFSIHKKDVPKITDERWLYANRSLPTLRLTYNGANDMVNGVNEKDIKEYLTYHIISVGAQYMALPAILKEFPDVLSNYKKVHNKTDMSKREIAELAYYYIRYAALYREQVSLGADIEVGQNRKLYSPRSHFVANAFRQLLLKYDIDTDLAAAVPRSVGTLQDAVSLDDLEYFIIAKPDDQPMYCYLGSMFSYPDELPTGLEGQEAYAVSVTGSKGEKSSSFRKITLPVSTAAQNVDAEKLNISFNAENLQTLNIDRMIRAKGQYRYQYVDMLLYEDMLEEERKTLSMSTTFERDLSADKRRFPEYKAAFAKARKDMDETVKDNIYTDYSIQPTAVTYYKVADQGLEKQNKPFTMHQSFSMDGFVKKAGNNYMLDIGKLITGQIELTPEERKRTYDVYMAFPRTVTYEVWVNIPEGYTLEGVENLNKSVVNETGQFVSSSKVEGNKLVVNITKSYNHQHEHVGAWGQMMAFMDAAADFTKQKVLLKKI
- the miaA gene encoding tRNA (adenosine(37)-N6)-dimethylallyltransferase MiaA; amino-acid sequence: MRDKKVIVIAGPTAAGKTAMAVQVAQYFNTAVISADSRQCYREISIGTAKPGAAELAAVPHYFINSHSIREEVNAGIFEKLALQYAEEVWKNNDVVVLCGGTGLYIKAFCEGIDDIPAAPAEVRQSIISQYEQEGLTWLQEEVKMKDPRFYVVGEIQNPQRLMRALEVFETTGKSILEFRTGNKTNRDFEIIRTGIELEKPLLHANIATRVRQMMKDGLVEEVRSVQEFRSHNALQTVGYPEIFDYLDGKTTLHEAEELVNIHTRQYAKRQMTWFKKDKEMKWYERGEGLLEDIKKTLGP
- a CDS encoding transglutaminase domain-containing protein, translating into MMNIHSYTLLILLLLHSVYAKSQDDPDNIELANSSETFEFQYNTKQKQVTVKQLIHKDFVCNSFRATIPFSEPYNNQEEITDLTILTDGKKNRTITPTYDYLNIDEYFYSDQKICYFNIPFSKQGAHNEVNIEKAIRDPRYLTTVYLTDYYPSKQKTITIIVPRWMNIDIHTFHFENQHIKTEKTYDKDRDADIYTYTATNLPAMKKSSMSPGPSWIYPHILVCSKRADYKGEQTVYFNTTNDLYQWCHNLASQLHPDTATLGAKAREITAGIPDKFDQLKAIFYWVEENIRYIAFEDGLAGFRPDEAHEVLRKKYGDCKGMANLTKELLVRCGLDARLCWIGTNHIMYDHSIPSLNADNHMICAVQYNNKWWFLDATEKYMQPGIYAERIAGRQVMIENGDNLLLENIPVTTPAQNARLFKEFLTIEGNSMTGKIKYKYNGESKSDLLYNINLTKKDRVQTSLETYITNKNSHYKISNVTTTQLDQRDGDLEVSFDLQYPDAVSSFGKEMYIDIDYNKEYNNAVIDTLKRKTDIRFDCKNNYITETELLIPAGYKMTSLPEDLHISSPNFIFDITYKATGNKITYRKQLQINNTYLQKAAFGDWNKAVSALSKKYLEQITLTQQ
- a CDS encoding two-component regulator propeller domain-containing protein, with protein sequence MPAVRYILCWILLTVCLCDHASAQGLMIRNYNVKDGLANATVYAAVQDKEGFIWFATPTGVSKFDGKRFRNYAKKDGLTDNDVVKLSADSKGRVWFSTLNGLPSFYFNNEIHSGANDSSLRIDAHGQYMQYMFEDYAGFVWFLNTDNRIIRYSGMKIDYKPGRTDLFYFLRNDTIFKPLQNYFNLGSLKDGNNISQKIFLSSPYSADDDVFIGRIRKNPIVILKNAIYTYNNKEATCFFNGPDWGINDEISNVCLDKDNLWIGTPRALYYLKDFFKGARQMVKLLDNHYITSVLKDRDGNIWITTFGDGVYNIPYKNFYFNYLDNTNGLYSHSIFSICKDSKTGILLVGQNAGVLNTIDKNNTIRRFNLDTTSGRNSILSILPYKENEILIGADNGLFTFNTLQQRVSVLRSIRNMKDMDVGPDGRIRAVSKDQVIGENYTVEVPDVQITSIASVDDSSYYVGTGSGLYYGKEGSAKVVIPGTDVELHQPVKDLKYIDGYLWIGTADQGLYVLKNNRVVKHIGSADNLVSDICQQLYYDGVGRLYVSTNKGVSVIDVHTQTLIRNITSNDGLMSDDTRGVYYQHGILYIATSNGLSYFNDNNMPVDTVPPAVYLSHIRYGDSTYMPSKKITLLYQRKASFEVEFGAIAYDLPDLVEYQYNFSSDTSSGWITTMSNIVPFPDLQPDTYELQIRARKYKSEWSQPVAITVTILPRWYQQWWARGIVILLALLLVAFILRFIFLRFKDGEKRKTEYNRRIAELEAKALTNQMNPHFIFNSLNSVQHLIMEKEEKQALNFLADFATLMRQMLNNSRKSYISLDEEIAFLTRYIELEKIRFANVFTYHFAIEDALKDYTIYIPPMIIQPIVENAIKHGLAPKNGSGNLEVRLMLKEDMLYCSVDDDGIGWDRANELKSGRLIKHESTALSVIRERLQIIKSFNGNVGKLEIIDKFKSGFGNKEGTLVEILIPIVKML